The Halobacterium sp. CBA1132 genome has a segment encoding these proteins:
- a CDS encoding aldehyde ferredoxin oxidoreductase family protein, with protein MTDQGGYKDKLARVDLSAGDVEYESIDEADARNYIGGRGLGVKYVFENGPDVEPLSEDNLLTFMTGPLTGTQTPMSGRIAVVTKSPLTDTVTDSHHGGWSGARLKWAGFDGLLFEGKADDPVYAVVEDGELELRDASHLWGEGIHATIDTLEEEVEGSYGKNLSTMAIGPGGENEVRFGCIINEDDRASGRGGTGAVMGSKNLKAVVVKSGTDMPKPADRETFMEGHKAAMQAIQESDVTAPNEGGLSVYGTNVLMNLTEEMEGLPTRNGRFTSTTSEATAEPDEPNIDSEKVSGENVEENILVDDPTCHSCPVACKKEVEVDVHHKGEDLNVRMESYEYEPAWALGPNSMNDDRDLIAVMMDRCNDIGIDSIETGNLLAFAMEATEKGYIDDGEGIDWGDTDAMTEMIEKIGERETHLADTLADGQKRAAEELGAHDCRLDVKGQAIAAYDPRGLKGMGIGYATSNRGGCHLRGYTPAAEILGVPEKVDPTDWEGKGELTATFQDLHAISDSFDICKFNAFAEGVQEYIDQYNGMTGRDVGEEELLEAGERIYNLERYYNNLAGFDGDDDTLPDRFVKGAEDAVPAGGGIEGELCELDAMKDEYYRDRGWVDGVVPDEKLDELGIDLGPGTGVSSSGAASADD; from the coding sequence ATGACTGACCAAGGTGGGTACAAGGACAAACTCGCTCGCGTCGACCTCAGCGCGGGCGACGTCGAGTACGAGAGTATCGACGAGGCGGACGCCCGCAACTACATCGGCGGGCGCGGCCTCGGCGTGAAGTACGTCTTCGAGAACGGCCCCGACGTCGAGCCGCTCTCCGAGGACAACCTCCTCACGTTCATGACCGGGCCGCTGACGGGCACCCAGACCCCGATGAGCGGCCGCATCGCCGTCGTCACGAAGTCCCCGCTGACGGACACCGTGACCGACTCCCACCACGGCGGGTGGAGCGGCGCGCGCCTCAAGTGGGCGGGCTTCGACGGCCTCCTCTTCGAGGGGAAAGCCGACGACCCCGTCTACGCCGTCGTCGAGGACGGCGAACTCGAACTCCGCGACGCCAGCCACCTCTGGGGCGAGGGAATCCACGCCACCATCGACACCCTCGAAGAGGAAGTTGAGGGCTCGTACGGCAAGAACCTCTCCACAATGGCCATCGGGCCGGGCGGCGAGAACGAGGTGCGCTTCGGCTGCATCATCAACGAGGACGACCGTGCCTCCGGCCGCGGCGGCACCGGCGCCGTCATGGGCTCGAAGAACCTCAAGGCGGTCGTCGTCAAGTCCGGCACCGACATGCCCAAACCCGCCGACCGCGAGACGTTCATGGAGGGCCACAAGGCCGCCATGCAGGCGATTCAGGAGTCCGACGTCACCGCGCCCAACGAGGGCGGCCTCTCCGTCTACGGGACGAACGTCCTGATGAACCTCACCGAGGAGATGGAGGGCCTCCCGACCCGGAACGGCCGGTTCACCTCCACGACCTCCGAGGCGACAGCCGAGCCCGACGAACCGAATATCGACTCCGAGAAGGTCTCCGGGGAGAACGTCGAGGAGAACATCCTCGTCGACGACCCGACGTGTCACTCCTGTCCCGTGGCGTGTAAGAAGGAAGTCGAGGTCGACGTCCACCACAAGGGCGAGGACCTCAACGTCCGCATGGAGTCCTACGAGTACGAGCCCGCGTGGGCGCTCGGCCCGAACTCCATGAACGACGACCGCGACCTCATCGCGGTCATGATGGACCGGTGTAACGACATCGGCATCGACAGCATCGAGACCGGGAACCTCCTCGCGTTCGCGATGGAAGCCACCGAGAAGGGCTACATCGACGACGGCGAGGGCATCGACTGGGGCGACACCGACGCGATGACCGAGATGATCGAGAAGATCGGCGAGCGCGAGACTCACCTCGCGGACACCCTCGCGGACGGGCAGAAGCGCGCCGCCGAGGAACTCGGCGCCCACGACTGCCGCCTCGACGTGAAGGGGCAGGCCATCGCCGCCTACGACCCGCGCGGCCTGAAAGGCATGGGCATCGGGTACGCGACGTCAAACCGCGGCGGCTGCCACCTCCGCGGGTACACGCCCGCCGCCGAGATTCTCGGCGTCCCGGAGAAAGTCGACCCCACCGACTGGGAGGGCAAAGGCGAACTCACCGCGACGTTCCAAGACCTCCACGCCATCTCGGACTCGTTCGACATCTGCAAGTTCAACGCGTTCGCGGAGGGCGTCCAGGAGTACATCGACCAGTACAACGGCATGACCGGCCGCGACGTCGGCGAGGAGGAACTGCTGGAAGCGGGCGAGCGCATCTACAACCTCGAACGCTACTACAACAACCTCGCCGGCTTCGACGGCGACGACGACACGCTCCCGGACCGCTTCGTGAAGGGCGCCGAAGACGCGGTGCCCGCGGGCGGCGGCATCGAGGGCGAACTCTGCGAACTGGACGCGATGAAAGACGAGTACTACCGGGACCG